A region from the Mesomycoplasma hyopneumoniae J genome encodes:
- a CDS encoding IS1634-like element ISMhp1 family transposase, giving the protein MKKHNLILFNVWGSSKDKIYKYVGWTQGYGKAPKRWFSIGNVQTLEKINPNAIQIIKEKLKLFSNLDDKDKIKTTLLDSLKNSAIIEGSVFIGGELIEKLIEKHNIFESLPKSRHKNMKQIFNYLISKRITDPGSIINAFDKKDDYSNQINTSKNSFYRLLDLVYESQNQLLDSLNKMVISELGKRDNEFYFDSSTVYFETFERNGLRIPGYSKDAKFKEDQIVIALACDKNGIPFHIKVFKGNTADSSTLIPFVLDIESKYNIKNMTIIADRGMSTAANIRFLESKEYNFIISYRAKIGSQKFKNYLLDPSDYVDLNADFKYKKEEFYSSYKNKRYTENIRRRIITYSRKRAIKDSKAREEQIQSFIKKQNKDGFIEVNKLFGKKPKYFREISNMKFELDQSKIDKDKQFDGYYVYETNILNLNVLDIVEKYQKQWNIEANFRSLKGLLNIRPVFLRIDDHILAHTFLCFISLVILKTIIFKINKHISDNKLFANSQLTEVGLVTMLQKLRQRVEFNTLDQQMIFKNRDGVPSDPNIWNRYDFYFDILINQ; this is encoded by the coding sequence ATGAAAAAGCATAATTTGATTTTGTTTAATGTTTGAGGATCTTCAAAAGATAAAATATATAAATATGTTGGCTGAACACAAGGTTATGGGAAAGCTCCAAAACGTTGATTTAGTATAGGAAATGTGCAAACTTTGGAAAAAATTAATCCAAATGCTATTCAAATTATCAAAGAAAAATTGAAATTATTTTCAAATTTAGATGACAAAGATAAAATCAAGACTACTTTACTTGATTCTCTTAAAAATTCTGCCATAATCGAAGGTTCGGTTTTTATTGGTGGGGAATTAATTGAAAAACTTATAGAAAAGCACAATATTTTTGAATCACTTCCTAAAAGTAGGCATAAAAATATGAAACAAATTTTTAACTACTTAATTTCAAAGCGAATTACTGATCCTGGTAGCATTATTAATGCTTTTGATAAAAAGGATGATTACTCAAATCAAATAAATACTTCCAAAAATAGCTTTTATAGACTCTTAGATCTTGTCTATGAATCACAAAATCAACTTTTAGATAGTCTTAACAAAATGGTTATAAGCGAGCTTGGAAAAAGGGACAATGAATTTTATTTTGATTCATCAACAGTCTATTTTGAGACATTTGAAAGAAATGGATTAAGAATTCCTGGCTATTCTAAAGATGCTAAATTCAAAGAAGATCAAATTGTCATTGCTTTAGCATGCGATAAAAATGGCATTCCTTTTCATATTAAAGTTTTTAAAGGAAATACAGCCGATTCTAGTACCCTAATCCCTTTTGTATTAGATATTGAATCTAAATATAATATCAAAAATATGACAATAATTGCTGACCGTGGCATGTCCACTGCTGCAAATATTCGATTTCTTGAATCAAAAGAATATAATTTCATTATTTCTTATCGTGCAAAGATAGGCAGTCAAAAATTTAAAAATTATTTATTAGATCCTAGCGATTATGTTGATCTAAATGCAGATTTTAAGTATAAAAAAGAAGAATTTTATTCATCTTATAAAAATAAAAGATACACTGAAAATATTAGAAGAAGAATTATTACTTACAGTAGAAAAAGAGCAATAAAAGACAGCAAGGCTCGCGAAGAGCAAATCCAAAGTTTTATTAAAAAACAAAATAAAGATGGTTTTATTGAAGTAAACAAATTGTTTGGTAAAAAACCTAAATATTTTAGGGAAATTTCAAATATGAAATTTGAATTAGATCAAAGTAAAATTGACAAGGACAAACAATTTGATGGTTACTATGTCTATGAAACAAATATACTAAATTTAAATGTCTTAGACATAGTTGAAAAATACCAAAAACAGTGAAATATTGAAGCTAATTTTAGAAGTCTAAAAGGTTTATTGAATATTCGTCCTGTATTTTTAAGAATAGATGATCATATCCTAGCTCATACATTTTTGTGCTTTATCTCATTAGTTATTTTAAAAACTATAATTTTTAAAATCAACAAGCATATTAGTGATAACAAGTTATTTGCAAACAGTCAATTAACTGAAGTTGGTTTAGTAACGATGTTGCAAAAATTAAGGCAAAGGGTTGAATTTAACACTTTAGATCAGCAAATGATATTTAAAAATCGCGATGGTGTTCCTAGTGATCCCAATATTTGAAATAGGTATGATTTCTACTTTGATATCTTAATAAATCAGTAA
- a CDS encoding alcohol dehydrogenase catalytic domain-containing protein — translation MQLLELPTTICGTDLGIFKGKNPEVASGRILSHEGIRSVYNFVFFLINLFSDPIEFIG, via the coding sequence ATGCAATTGTTAGAGTTACCAACAACTATTTGTGGTACAGACTTAGGAATTTTTAAAGGGAAAAATCCTGAAGTTGCCTCAGGTAGAATTTTAAGTCACGAAGGTATTCGGAGTGTTTATAATTTTGTGTTTTTCTTAATTAATTTATTCAGTGATCCAATTGAATTTATTGGATAA